The Mycolicibacterium aurum genome segment GCGCGCTGAACATGTTGTTGCCGCCGACGCCGATGTCGCCGCCGACGAGGTTCGCGTTGTGCTCGGAGAGGTTGGCCGCGGGCACGCTGCGGACGCCGACGACGAGATCTCGGAATCCCGGCGCGAACCGTTCGAAGATCGCGGTGACCGCCTCGGCCATGTCCCGGGTCGAACCGGCGGGCACGTGGGCGTAGGTCCACAGCGGGCGCCGCCCCTGCGCGTCGATACGACCCGGATCGGCGAGGTGGGGGAGCGCGGCGAGCACCATCGGCCACTCGGCGTGGCGGCCGTGCGCGATCTCCTTCTCCGCCCGCGCCATCGTGGCGCGGTCGCCACCCATGTGCAGCGTCGGGGCGTCGGCCAAACGCTGGTCGCGCCAACGAATTTCGCCGGAGAGCACGAAATCGACCTTGGCCACCCCCGGCCCGTAGCGGTACCCGCGCAGCTTCTTGGCGTAGCGCGTGGGCAATTGGTCACCGTAGATCCGCAACAGTGCTGTCGGCGCGGTGTCGTAGAGGACCACGCCTGCCGGCGGGGTGGTGACCTCCTCGCCGAGCACGATCTCGCCGCCGTGTGCGCGCAGGTCGGCGACCAACGCGTCGGGGATCGCCTGTGACCCGCCCACCGGGATCGGCCAGCCCACCGCGTGCGCCAACGTCGCCAGCATCAGCCCGGCGCCCGCGGCGACCAAGGAGGGCATCTGCGAAATGGTATGTGCGGCAACGCCGGTGAACAACGCCCTGGCGTCCTCGCCGGCGAGGCTGCTCCAGGCCGGGGTGCCTTGGGCCAGCAGGCGGGGCGCGACGCGAAGTGCCGCGGGGATGCTCGGTGGAATCGACCGCTTGTCGCCCAACAGCAACCCGACCACGCCGTCGCAGTCGGCGGACAGCGGGCCCAGCAGTCGACGCCAGGACCGGCCGTCCTCGAGTTCGGCGCAGGTGCGGCCGATGTCCCGGTAGCCGACGGCGGCGGCCCGATCCGGCAGGGGATTGCCGTAGGACACCTCGGGTACGGTCAGCGTCACACCCCGGCTCGGGAGATCGAATGCGGCGAAGAACGGTGAGGCCAGCGCCAGTGGGTGCACCGCCGAGCAGATGTCGTGTGAGACCCCGGGGAACTCGGGGTCGGGCAGTGTCCGCGCGCCGCCCCCGACGGTCGTCTGCGCCTCGATGACCCGCACCGACAGCCCTGCCCGGGCGCAGACGACTGCGGCGGCCAGTCCGTTGGGTCCACTCCCGACGACGGTGATGTCCACATCCACTCCCCGGGTCGCTTCGCTCCTGCCGTCCACCGCCCAATTAGAGCCCATTAGGCTAAAGCCTCGTGAGTCTGCCCGTAGTACTGATTGCCGACAAGCTCGCCCAGTCGACCGTGGACGCCCTGGGGGACCAGGTGGAAGTCCGCTGGGTCGACGGGCCTGACCGAGAGAAGCTGCTGGCGGCCGTCGTCGACGCCGACGCGCTGCTGGTGCGCTCGGCGACGACGGTCGACGCCGAGGTCCTCGCCGCGGCGCCGAAGCTCAAGATCGTCGCCCGCGCGGGCGTCGGTCTCGACAACGTCGACGTCGAGGCTGCCACCGCCCGCGGGGTGCTCGTGGTCAACGCCCCGACGTCGAACATCCACAGCGCCGCCGAGCACGCGCTGGCGCTGCTGCTGTCCACGGCACGCCAGATCCCGGCCGCCGATGCCACGCTGCGCGAGCACACCTGGAAGCGATCGTCGTTCTCCGGCACCGAGATCTTCGGCAAAACGGTCGGTGTCGTCGGGCTCGGGCGGATCGGGCAGCTGGTGGCGCAACGGCTCGCGGCGTTCGGCGCGCACGTGACCGCCTATGACCCGTACGTGTCGCACGCGCGTGCCGCCCAGCTCGGCATCGAGCTTCTGACCCTGGACGAGCTCCTGGGGCGGGCGGATTTCATCTCCGTGCACCTGCCCAAGACCAAGGAGACTGCCGGCCTGATCGGCAAGGAGAATCTGGCCAAGACCAAGCCGGGCGTCATCATCGTCAACGCCGCTCGCGGTGGGCTGATCGACGAGCAGGCGCTCGCCGATGCCATCACCAGCGGACACGTGCGCGGAGCGGGGCTCGACGTCTTCTCCACCGAGCCGTGCACCGACAGCCCGCTCTTCGAGCTGCCACAGGTGGTGGTCACGCCGCACCTGGGAGCATCGACGGTCGAGGCGCAGGACAGGGCAGGCACCGACGTCGCCGCCAGCGTGAAGCTGGCGCTGGCTGGCGAGTTCGTTCCCGACGCGGTCAACGTCGGCGGCGGTGTGGTCGGCGAAGAGGTGGCGCCGTGGTTGGACCTGGTGCGCAAACTGGGTCTGCTGGTCGGCGTGCTCGCCCCGGAACTGCCTACCAACCTCTGCCTGCAGGTCCGTGGCGAGTTGGCATCCGAGGATGTCGAGGTGCTCAGACTCTCGGCGCTGCGCGGACTGTTCTCCGCGGTGATCGAGGATCAGGTGACGTTCGTCAACGCGCCGTCTATCGCCGCCGAACGGGGCGTCGAGGCGAGCGTCGACACCGAGTCGGAGAGCCCGAACCACCGCAGCGTGGTCGACGTGCGCGCGGTCGCCGCCGACGGATCCACCGTGAACGTGGCGGGCACCCTGTCCGGGCCGCAGCTGGTCGAGAAGATCGTCCAGATCAACGGCCGCAACCTCGATCTGCGCGCCGAGGGCGTCAACCTGATCATCAACTACGACGATCAGCCCGGCGCGCTGGGCAAGATCGGCACGCTGCTCGGCGAGGCGGCGGTGAACATCCTCGCCGCGCAACTCAGTCAGGACGCCGACGGCGACGGCGCGACGATCATGCTGCGCCTGGATCGCCACGTGCCCGACGATGTTCTCTCGGCCATCCGGCGTGACGTCAACGCCCTGACGCTGGAAGTGGTTGATCTGACATGAGTGCACCGACGAAGTTGGCGGTGATCGGTGGAGACGGCATCGGACCCGAGGTCATCGGGGAAGCGCTGAAGGTGCTCGATGCGGTGTATCCCGGTGTCGAGACGACCGAATACGACCTCGGCGCGCGGCAGTACCACAAGACCGGCGAGGTTCTGCCGGACTCGGTGCTCGAC includes the following:
- a CDS encoding phytoene desaturase family protein: MDITVVGSGPNGLAAAVVCARAGLSVRVIEAQTTVGGGARTLPDPEFPGVSHDICSAVHPLALASPFFAAFDLPSRGVTLTVPEVSYGNPLPDRAAAVGYRDIGRTCAELEDGRSWRRLLGPLSADCDGVVGLLLGDKRSIPPSIPAALRVAPRLLAQGTPAWSSLAGEDARALFTGVAAHTISQMPSLVAAGAGLMLATLAHAVGWPIPVGGSQAIPDALVADLRAHGGEIVLGEEVTTPPAGVVLYDTAPTALLRIYGDQLPTRYAKKLRGYRYGPGVAKVDFVLSGEIRWRDQRLADAPTLHMGGDRATMARAEKEIAHGRHAEWPMVLAALPHLADPGRIDAQGRRPLWTYAHVPAGSTRDMAEAVTAIFERFAPGFRDLVVGVRSVPAANLSEHNANLVGGDIGVGGNNMFSALTGPTLRWNPWATPIPRAYLCSSAAPPGGGVHGMAGFYAARTVLRREFGIRDVPRLSA
- the serA gene encoding phosphoglycerate dehydrogenase, producing MSLPVVLIADKLAQSTVDALGDQVEVRWVDGPDREKLLAAVVDADALLVRSATTVDAEVLAAAPKLKIVARAGVGLDNVDVEAATARGVLVVNAPTSNIHSAAEHALALLLSTARQIPAADATLREHTWKRSSFSGTEIFGKTVGVVGLGRIGQLVAQRLAAFGAHVTAYDPYVSHARAAQLGIELLTLDELLGRADFISVHLPKTKETAGLIGKENLAKTKPGVIIVNAARGGLIDEQALADAITSGHVRGAGLDVFSTEPCTDSPLFELPQVVVTPHLGASTVEAQDRAGTDVAASVKLALAGEFVPDAVNVGGGVVGEEVAPWLDLVRKLGLLVGVLAPELPTNLCLQVRGELASEDVEVLRLSALRGLFSAVIEDQVTFVNAPSIAAERGVEASVDTESESPNHRSVVDVRAVAADGSTVNVAGTLSGPQLVEKIVQINGRNLDLRAEGVNLIINYDDQPGALGKIGTLLGEAAVNILAAQLSQDADGDGATIMLRLDRHVPDDVLSAIRRDVNALTLEVVDLT